gcccagaaacaaattcacaattatttggtcaattaatcttcaacaaaggaggcaagaatatgtaatgggaagaagtctcttcaacaaatagtgtagggaaaactggaccactttcttaaaccatacacacaaaaaaaattcaaaatggattagggacctaaatgtgagacccaaaaccataagaatccttgaagagagcacaggtagtaatttctctgacatccaCCATAACAAcatctttctaaatatgtctcctgaggcacaggaaataaaaatgaaaactactggaactacataaaataaaaagtttctgcacatggggtgcctgggtggcccagttgtgaAGTGtccaccttgggctcaggtcatgatcccagggtcctgggttggagcctgagccctgcattgggctccctgctcagcaggaagtctgcttctccctctcccaccgccctgtttgtgttccctctctcaatgtgtctctctctgtcaaataaataaaatctaaaaaaaaaaaaaaaaaaaaaaaaaaaaaaaaaaaaaggcttctgcacagcaaaggaaacagttaacaaaactaaaaggggcacctgggtggctcagtgggttaaagtctctgccttcggctcaggtcatgatctcaggctcctaaaaaaaaaaaaaaattaaaaaaccagaacaacaacaacaacaacaaaaaaacaaacaaaaacctaaaagatagcctgctgaatgggagaaaatatttgcaagtaacATATCCAAAAGGTtagtattgaaaatatataaagaacttatacaactgaacagcagaaaacccaaataatccaatttaaaaatgggcagaagacatgaacagacatttctccaaagaagacatacagatagacacatgaagagatgttcaatatcactcatcatcaggaaaatgcaaatcaaaaccacagtgggatatcacctcatacctgtcagaatggctaaaattaaaaacacaggaaacaacaagtgttagcaaggatgtgaagaaaaaggaaccctcatgctctcctggtgggaatgcaaactggtgcagcaacTATGggaagcagcatggaggttcctcaaaaaattaaaataaaactaccctatgatccagtaatcacactactggatatttacccaaagagtatgaaaacactaatttgaaaggatatatgcattATTATAAGTcatgcagcattattttcaatagtCAAATTATAGAACCAACCCAAGTGTCCAAGTATTTATCgatagatggataaagaagatatggtgtatatacaatggaatattattcagccataaaagagaataaaatcctgccatttgcaacaacatggatggagctagagagtataatgctaaccaacataagccagtcagagaaagaaagataccatatggtttcattcatatgtgggatttaagaaacaaatgaagaaaggagggaaaaagaggcaAGCCTAAAATATAAACTCTTAACCTAGAGAATAGATGGTTACCAGAGCGGGAtgtggggggggatgggtgaaataggtgaggggggattaagagtacatttatgttgatgagcactgagtaatatacaaaattgttgaatcactgtattatacacctgaaactaatataacactgtatgttaactatattggaattaaaattaatttacaaaaaaaaattaagtcaaaaagAGTAATCCcctgtggggaagggagaagaaaggaggaaagagaatagCAGGCAATAGTCTTAATAATGTAGACAGGCATCACCTCTAATACAGGTCTTAGCACTGCTGTGCACCAAATAGGCAATAGGCACTTATCAAatgactagaagagattatgatTAAGTTTTGTCATAGAACATTCAGAAAaatgtagggaaggaaaaagtccATCTCTGTCAACTGGAGTAGAATTAAATTTACCCAAGACAGATTAATAGGGGGAAAACCccagaattttattattatgtgcTCAGAGGCCCGATAATGAAATGGAGactaaagaaatgaccaaggcaggcAGTTCTTATGCTTTTTAGACAAAAAGACAATAAATCTGTGAGGAACTGACTGGATAAAATAAACGTTTGGGAGGTTTAATTAGAAATTCAAAGTGGAATCTGGGCTGAGGTGGTAGACTAGTAAAGTTACAAGGTTGGTTTCTACAACTCTCAGCTCTAACGTTCCTATCTCTGGTGAGAAGGATGTCTTCTTACTTCTTAGTACAGAGAGGGTACCTTTCACACGGGAGGTTTCTTGCTTGCTTTTGGGGGACAGCGTAGAGCCGGAGTGCCCTTGAACTAGCTGTTCTCCAGGTAGCGTCAATTCAAAATCATCAGTATGCCATTCTGGTACAGTTTGGCCCACCTGCCCTTGGCCCCTGCAGGAGTAAAGACTCTGAGCAGAATATATTGGCGTGCCACCAAATGTCAGACGGcctggttttccttctctccctcccagggaCTGGAAATGCTACCCTGTGCTTTTCTCTTGGCGATGGCGCTTTGCTATAGGAAAGGCGTGCCTGGACCTTCTGAAGACGTTAGAACCCAGATCCATCGAGGGCGctaatgctgtattttgtcagcTACTCCAGGTCACCTTAGGTATTAGCACCACAGCACTCCAAAAAAGTGTGCCCACAGACAGCTGAGGTTCGTTCACAAAGCGCTGGTGGTGATGCTCGAGTTTGACAGCCCGGGAGAGTATGCTAAGCGGGCACTCTCTAAGTCACCTACGCGTATGCTTAATGACCTCCTGAAGCTAGTTTATGAGGCCTCCCAGACACCTGTACCTAAGGCCTTTACCATACAGCCCTGGAATGGGCCGCTAGCTGTCCTCAAATCCGACACCACAACACCCGCTGCCAGAACATCATCTAACTTTCCGATTGGCCCTTTCAGCCTCCACTTCTGGGCTAACGACTGAGAGTCATTCCTGGCGCATGCGCGTCACCAGCTTCCGGCCGCGGAGAGCGGTGTACCCGCCTTTCCCGACCGGATGGAATGCTTGCCTCACTTTCCTCGGCCTGGCTTTTCGTGTGTGCGATGGCTCCGGACTCAGGTTCCTTTCCCGAAGAGCCGCTCTTAAAGGTGCTACCCTTAGACGCTAGGGACCGGGGCACCCAGCGCTGTCGTCTGGGCCCGGCCGCCTTCCGCGCCTTGGGCGCACACTTGGGCTCGGCGGTGAACATCTCTCTGCCTGACGGCGGCTCCTGTCTCTGTACAGCCTGGCTGCGGCGGGACGGAGCAGACGGCTTTGTGCAACTGGATCCGCAGTGTGCGAGCCCCGGGACGGCTGTGGGGGCTTCGAGGTTCAGGGGGAGTCTCCGCTTAAGCAGCCTCCGCCTAGTGACCTGCCCGTCCCTGCGGCTCCTCACCGTGTGGCCGGTGTTGCGGGAGCGGGCGGGCGCACCCGGTGCCTTGAACCCAGCCGCGGTGCTGGAGGCGGCGCACGAGCTTCTGAGGAACCGACCGGTCTCCCGGGGCCACGTGGTGGCCGCTCCACCGGGGGCCCCCGGCCCCGTGGCCGCGCTTCACATCGTCGGGGGGACGCCCAGCCCGGATCCGGCCGGGCGAGTCACCCCTCGCACCCGCATCAGTCTCAGCTCGGTGCCTCCGTCGGAAGCGGAACGGCAGCCCGAGGTGCCCCTCGGGGGTCTTTCGGAGGCTGCCGACTCGTTGCgggagctcctcctcctcccgctccGCTACCCCCGCACCTTGGCGGCCTTAGGGCTAGCAGTGCCTCGCGGGGTGCTCCTGGCGGGTCCCCCCGGAGTGGGCAAGACTCAGCTAGTGCGGGCCGTGGTCCGGGAAGCGGGCGCGGAGCTGCTGGCAGTGAGCGCCCCCGCGCTCCAGGGCGCGCGGCCGGGGGAGACCGAGGAGAACGTGAGGCAGGTCTTCCAGCGCGCGCGGGAGCTGGCCAGCCGCAGACCCACCCTCCTCTTCCTGGACGAGGTGGACGCCCTGTGTCCCCGGCGGGGCGGCCCACACCGAGCGCCCGAGAGCCGCGTGGTGGCCCAGGTGTTGACGCTGATGGACGGCATCAGTGGGGACCgcgaggtggtggtggtggcgtcCACCAACCGGCCAGACGCTCTAGACCCAGCGCTGCGCCGACCGGGGAGGTTTGACCGAGAGGTAAATAGGCCCGGGCTGTCAGCCCCTTGTCCCTGCAACCAAGGCCTCTTCTGGAAGGCCTCTTCTGGCTCGGGTTGCCTGCCCCGAGGGCCACGTAGGTTTGGCGGTTAGACtggagtgggttttttttttttttttttttaagattttatttatttatttgaaagagagacagtgagagagaacatgagtgaggagaaggtcagagggagaagcagacttcccatggagctgggagcctgatgtgggactcgatcctgggactccaggatcatgacctgagccgaaggcagtcgtccaaccaattgagccacccaggcgcccctggagtgggttttttttgtaaTGCAGAGAACACGTTCTCTGTCCTTGTGCGATCTGTGAGCCAGCACCTGTTTTACCCCAGAGTTAGATTGTTGGGAGAAGCAAGGTAGCCTTTAGAGATTAATTTTGTGCAGGACCCGAAGTTGAGTATAATCAGTAATGTTAGTTTTTAAGGCAACTAGGTCAGCTGTAAGCATACTGAACTCCTGTGGATTTGGagtaagaatttatttaaagtaggAGAGCCTCAAGAAataagttttagaaataaaaagggagaaggcACGAAAGAACTAAAACAAAGCAGGCAATAACTCTTCCGGATTTATTCATTCCTTGTCAGGACGCTAGCATCCTGTCCCACAGGTGAGAAGTACCCACAAGTGCTCCCTGAGTTGCCAGGAGGATTGAGTATTCAAAgatgtcctttattttataagCTTTAGTCCCAAATTGATCCTTTATTAAATAGGTTGAATAGTGATTAAGTGATGTTTAAACTTTGTGTTAAGATTCTGAGGAGATGAGAATTGCACACTTTTAGCTTAATCTGTGCAGAACttgatcacatttcttttttgtactaTCTAGTACTTGTCTcctgaataaaatccttaagggCAGGGACCTAGACTATCTGTTATACTATTGCATCCCTGGCTCACAGAACTTGgcaagtttttataaaaataacaaaatgttgtTAAATGAATTACAGAGGGCCCCCAATTTACAGTGGTTCAGCTTGGTGGTTTTTCAGCTTTACGATGGTCTGAAAGTCATATCATTCAgtagaaaacatattttgaattttgaatttgatcTCTTGCCAGGCTAGCGATATGCAATAAATGCTCTCATGGTGCTGGATAGCCACGAGGTCATGAGGGTAAACATTGAACATATTGACCACCATTTTATACCCATGCaaacattctgtttttcactttcagtacagtattcaataaattctaTGAATAGTCAAAACTTTTTTTATGAAATGGACCTTGTGTTAGATGGTTTTGCCAAACCGTATGCTAATGTAAATGCTCTGAGCACATTTAAGATGCCTAGGCTCAGTTGTGATATTTAGTAGGGTAggtattttaaatgcattatccACTTACTGTAATTCCAACTTACAATGGATttattggggggcgcctgggtggctcagtgggttaaagcctctgcctttggctcaggtcatgatctcagggtccggggattgagccccgcatcgggctctctgctcaatggggagcctgcttcctcctctctctctgcctgcctctctgcctgcttgtggtctctgtcaaattaaaaaaaaaaaaaaaaaaaatcttaaaacaacaaccaaacaaacaaacaatggatTTATTGGGATGCAACCCCATCTTAAACTCAGGAAGATCTGTGTGTAGTTTTCATTATGCAGCTACCTAGCCATGGTTACTACTCTGGAAAATTAGGATTTTAATATATTGAGAGTCTGTGGTATTCTTAAGAGTACATAGTTACGCTTCCAAATTTGTTTACCCAGTTAAACACATTTGAGGGGATAAAAATACTACATAATATTCTAAACTGTggaaactttaatttttctttttttcctttgcatacaGGTTGTCATTGGGACTCCCACACT
This Mustela nigripes isolate SB6536 chromosome 13, MUSNIG.SB6536, whole genome shotgun sequence DNA region includes the following protein-coding sequences:
- the AFG2B gene encoding ATPase family gene 2 protein homolog B isoform X2 is translated as MLASLSSAWLFVCAMAPDSGSFPEEPLLKVLPLDARDRGTQRCRLGPAAFRALGAHLGSAVNISLPDGGSCLCTAWLRRDGADGFVQLDPQCASPGTAVGASRFRGSLRLSSLRLVTCPSLRLLTVWPVLRERAGAPGALNPAAVLEAAHELLRNRPVSRGHVVAAPPGAPGPVAALHIVGGTPSPDPAGRVTPRTRISLSSVPPSEAERQPEVPLGGLSEAADSLRELLLLPLRYPRTLAALGLAVPRGVLLAGPPGVGKTQLVRAVVREAGAELLAVSAPALQGARPGETEENVRQVFQRARELASRRPTLLFLDEVDALCPRRGGPHRAPESRVVAQVLTLMDGISGDREVVVVASTNRPDALDPALRRPGRFDREVVIGTPTLKQRKAILQVITSKMPISSHVDLSLLAEMTVGYVGADLTALCREAALHALLHGEKNKDSPAVDEADFLEAFKKIQPSSFRNIIGLMDIKPVGWEQIGGLEDVKLKLKQSIEWPLKFPREFIRMGLTQPKGVLLYGPPGCAKTTLVRALATSCHCSFVSVSGADLFSPFVGDSEKVLSQVFRQARANTPAVVFLDEIDSILGSRSISKTE
- the AFG2B gene encoding ATPase family gene 2 protein homolog B isoform X1: MLASLSSAWLFVCAMAPDSGSFPEEPLLKVLPLDARDRGTQRCRLGPAAFRALGAHLGSAVNISLPDGGSCLCTAWLRRDGADGFVQLDPQCASPGTAVGASRFRGSLRLSSLRLVTCPSLRLLTVWPVLRERAGAPGALNPAAVLEAAHELLRNRPVSRGHVVAAPPGAPGPVAALHIVGGTPSPDPAGRVTPRTRISLSSVPPSEAERQPEVPLGGLSEAADSLRELLLLPLRYPRTLAALGLAVPRGVLLAGPPGVGKTQLVRAVVREAGAELLAVSAPALQGARPGETEENVRQVFQRARELASRRPTLLFLDEVDALCPRRGGPHRAPESRVVAQVLTLMDGISGDREVVVVASTNRPDALDPALRRPGRFDREVVIGTPTLKQRKAILQVITSKMPISSHVDLSLLAEMTVGYVGADLTALCREAALHALLHGEKNKDSPAVDEADFLEAFKKIQPSSFRNIIGLMDIKPVGWEQIGGLEDVKLKLKQSIEWPLKFPREFIRMGLTQPKGVLLYGPPGCAKTTLVRALATSCHCSFVSVSGADLFSPFVGDSEKVLSQVFRQARANTPAVVFLDEIDSILGSRSISKTECNVQERVLSVLLNELDGVGLKTTERRGSKSDQQEFQEVFNRSVMIVAATNRPDMLDDALLRPGRLDKIIYIPPPDEKGRLSILKVYTKNMPVGPDVSLENLAAETCFFSGADLGNLCKEAALLALQENGLEATTVKQEHFIKSLRTIKPSLSHEDLTLYENLFQKPGFSNLEGV
- the AFG2B gene encoding ATPase family gene 2 protein homolog B isoform X3 — encoded protein: MLASLSSAWLFVCAMAPDSGSFPEEPLLKVLPLDARDRGTQRCRLGPAAFRALGAHLGSAVNISLPDGGSCLCTAWLRRDGADGFVQLDPQCASPGTAVGASRFRGSLRLSSLRLVTCPSLRLLTVWPVLRERAGAPGALNPAAVLEAAHELLRNRPVSRGHVVAAPPGAPGPVAALHIVGGTPSPDPAGRVTPRTRISLSSVPPSEAERQPEVPLGGLSEAADSLRELLLLPLRYPRTLAALGLAVPRGVLLAGPPGVGKTQLVRAVVREAGAELLAVSAPALQGARPGETEENVRQVFQRARELASRRPTLLFLDEVDALCPRRGGPHRAPESRVVAQVLTLMDGISGDREVVVVASTNRPDALDPALRRPGRFDREVVIGTPTLKQRKAILQVITSKMPISSHVDLSLLAEMTVGYVGADLTALCREAALHALLHGEKNKDSPAVDEADFLEAFKKIQPSSFRNIIGLMDIKPVGWEQIGGLEDVKLKLKQSIEWPLKFPREFIRMGLTQPKGVLLYGPPGCAKTTLVRALATSCHCSFVSVSGADLFSPFVGDSEKVLSQSFKKFLTEVS